In the Oncorhynchus nerka isolate Pitt River linkage group LG6, Oner_Uvic_2.0, whole genome shotgun sequence genome, TCCTGACTATGAGattcacatacacatacacattggtggtaaaaatatttttttaaatctagtTACTTAGAGATATTATTTTTGAAGAAATATATTGTTTTGACAATATTGCAAGATTATTTTTGTGCTTGTTGGCTATACCTGCACCAAAacagtatttttccttcatagctagttccCTATCTTCTTTAATaggagccaatttgttttcagcacttttatttcatgactgatcaaaacttgttTTCTCATAGCTCTCTTGTCTCTgtagcagacatatggtgagcaataagtttggaacatcaaattgcAATCATATCACAGTATTGAATCGCAACACATATCTTATCGGCACCCAAGTATTGTGATAATATATTGAGGTCACTGGTAATTTCCACCCCGTGTACACGATACTGCCAGTGCCCATAGTGGGGCAGATAACTATAGGTGATGTACCGGGTCAGTGGCCGCCTACTTCTCAAACAAgtgtaggaaagagggagaacagctgaaggggggggggggggggggggctcggcCCTATGATCCTGCGGTGCAGAGGGGGGTGATATACCCGCTGTGCCACAAGAGCCCGGGCCTCAGGCAGAGACAGAAGAACACTCATATGCCACGCCTACACAAGCATAACACCCAATTCACAATGGTGTGCTATTCTTGTTTCGTCTAACTATTAAACATTTGTTTAATGTTATGAGTTTCTATAGCTAATCACAGGGATGACCAGCCTGTCTTATCTACTGCCAACAATAGGAATCACTTTGAATGACCTCCCTCAAAAGCTATATGCTCTAGTTTACGGTTTTATAGTTGGGTTTTTGACTTGATAATTGCAAACGCTTATACACAAATGTATTTACTCTGAAGTAGAGTTCAAAAGTATGACATACACTGATTTTATGACCCAATGGTGCTTTGCACTCCTTGATTCCAGCCAGGGTAAATCAAAGATAaatactggaattgtgatgctaTTCAAGACAATCTCTTGCATTTATAAATGACTGATTTTATTGACGTTAAAAATGTATACTGCAGAAACACGTACTCACAAATCATAATGAACCTAAGACCTGAGGAGTATTCTCTGAAAGCAGAGCAAGAAAGATTGTTTTTACCACCACCTCTGCCATTATAAAAATAATGAGATGTTTCACGTCACTGGGTCTTAATAGAAATTGTTATCAAAATAATATTTTTACCAGGACAAACAATTAAAAAGACATGCACGATTGCCatgcaaaaaataataataaaaaaatacaaataaatccaTTGAAATCTTCAGGTCTTCTTCCTGTACGTGTGGGTCAACAaaaactccactctgctctgcATACACTCCAGTACACTTATTGTCTGTACAATTTTTTTGATTTTAACAACTGTCATTCCTAACACGTTTCCCAGCAATCAGATCTTGTTCAGAGGTTTCGTCCTGCTCCAGCTCATGCTTTTCGATGTAGCGTCTAGAGAAAGGAGGGTGGAAACAACTAACAGAGTTGAAAGGTGGACAACAATGACTGAGTGTAAAATGTAGGTGAAATTATAAATTAATCAGATTGAATTGCAGCTTTGATCTCACCTTCTTGCAAACTCATACAAGGCCTCTTTCCTCTCTTGTAGGGACATGTGTCTGTCTACCGGTGATTTCCCAAAAGATTTGGCAGCAGGCTATGGGTCAAAATGATCAAAATCAGACTATATAGCAAACTCCTGATAAATAGAATAGCGTAGTAAGATGGTACATTAATTACTTTGCGAGCAAGGTAATATAGACTACCAGTGTACGTAAGACACCAATTAGATCATTGGCAAACCTTAATGGTGGGAGCAGGTGCAGCTGAAGAAGAGAGGGGCCGCCAGGCTGGGCCTGGTGCAGACGTGGCACCGCCTGTGGCCTCCACTGGGAACACCTCAGTGCTCTCCAGCAGATTAGTGATAGTGGTGTCCACACAGTTGGTTTGCACTGTAAAAAAGGTAAAGGGAAAGATTTGGGGAAAGCTGCAAACTTCTGTGCCTTTTTCTCCCATTGATCCTAATACAAACTCCATTTGAATAAAATTCACATGCAAATACAGGACTCGAGTCAGTGCATTGCTCATCACCATTCCAAATTCCCAGTCACTGAACTGGAAATGCAAAGTGGAAATAAAAAGGTGGCATACCCAGGTCTCTGGTGATGATGCCAAGGGGGATGTCAGGCAGAACCTCCTTCACCTGCTGAGCCATCCTGCTGATCCTGAGCTCCTCCACCCCAGAGCTGCGGATCATGAAGCCCAGGGGAACTGGACGTGGTCTGGCACCCACATCTGGACAGACAGCAGCaaatacacaccatcaccaatGGTGCCAACCACCCTCCAAGTAAGCATAACAAGCACCAAGGCCATGCTGTAGGAAGGAATTGTCAGGGAAGTTTTCTCCAGGGCTCTCCCTTACTTACTTGAGGTTGTGGTGCGCGGTGCAATGTGCCTTTTCCTCTTGATGTGCTCCGCTTTGTCTGCTTTGGTAATCTGTGTAGAGACCACGCTGAGCTCAGTGGCTAGAAGCTGAAAATGGACAACACAAAGACCAATCAGAGGACAATATAATAATTATTCTCTTTAGTGTTCCATATCATTGTGAATTTTCGGCTCCCAATGTGATAATAACTTGCAATATACAACAAACCCTTTGATAAGATACATACTTGCTTTGTTTGTTTGATATAAAATGTGGGCGGTACTGAATAGAAGGCAGTGCAGAATAAGGGTGCAAAAATGAGAATGACAAAAGGTTTTATACCTCTTGGACTTTGTTGGCAAACTCTTGAAGGGACTCTTCATCTTGTCTAGATACAGGGGGGAGCCATCTGTGAAAATAAACAAAACAGGGTCTCTACAAGCCTTGTGAGCATTAATAGTGAACTTATTCTGCTTTCACAACGGTTTTACGGCATGTAAAAAAATAAGTCAATGTTTACATAACCCATTTTTACGACATTCTTTCCTGCATATGCTTTTTATACCTCCCGTGCGCATGCCAGTGACGAGTGGTTGTAGTTGTATGAATATACAccataaaaaaaatacatgtttaggCAGGTCATAAGATAGATAAggtaaataaaatgtattttcaaaaCAATGGCATACTGAGTTTAATTAcactacatgaacaaaagtatgtggacgtcGAACATCTCGTTCCAAAATCACGGGCAATAATATGaaattggtcccccctttgctgctataagaacctccactcttctgggaaggctttccacaagatgttggaacattgctgcggggactagCATTAGTGAGGTTTGGGCACTGATgtagggcgattaggcctggctcgcagtcggcgttccaattcatcccaaaggtgtttgatagggttgaagtcagggctctgtgcaggccagtcaagttctttcacacagATCCCGAcaagccatttctgtatggacctcactttgtgaacagaggcattgtcatgctggacctcgctttgtgaatggggacattgtcatgctgaaacaagaaagggccttccccaaactgttgccacaactttggatgcgcagaatcgtctagaatgtcattgtatgctaagattttccttcactggaactaaggggcctggcctgaaccatggaaacccatttcatgaagctcctaatgaacagttcttgtgctgacgttacgtccagaggcagtttggaacgcgGTAGtgaatgttattttatttttgtacacGCTACGTGCTTCAACACTCCGCAGTCctgttctgtgaacttgtgtggcctaccacttcgctgctgagccgatgttgctcctagacatttccacttcacaataacagcacttagttgaaaaggtggcatcctatgacggtgccacgttgaaagtcactgagctctttggtaaggccattctactgtcaatgtatgtctatggagattgcatgactgtgtgcttgattttataaatagccaaatccactcatttgaaggggtgtccacatacactaaaAGTATATTACGTCCAAATGAATGAAATCAATAGTTCATTATTTTGTTCAATAAACAGACAAGACACACCTACTCCAATCACAATCACAcaaacactgagtgtacaaaacattataaaCACCTGTTATTTCTATGACATCGACCatctaggtgaaagctatgatcccttattgatgtcacttgttaaatccacttcaaatcgatgtagatgaagaggagacaggttaaagaaggatttttttccccaccttgagacatggattgtgtctacgcaattcagagggtgaatgggcatgaCAAAAGATATAAGtgactttgaatggggtatgtggtgccaggcgcactggtttgtgtcaagaactggaacactgctgggtttttccacactcaacCATTTCCagtgtgcatcaagaatggtccaccacccaaaggacatacagccaactgtaggaagcattggagtcaacatgggccagcatccctgtggaacactttcaacacctatTAGAATCCATGCCCAAACAAATTTACGTGTTctgaatgttttgtacactgaatgttttgtatatttgtagtgagaATATAAggaatataacagaatagaatTAAAATAAATTCAAATAATATTTTTCCCACACAACTTGTGTCAAGGGAATGTGTAGAATTGCTGTCATAAAATAACGTATATTATTTTATCCATGCTTCATCTCTTTCCTATCCTCACTCAACTTTGTTAGCAAGCAGGCGTAAAGGTCTTACATTGAGAGTAGCTTCATCATGATACCCATAGAAAATAATAGCAATCCTATTTTCAAAAGAGTCTCGTGTTAATATTTCACAACCTCCGCAGGCTTTTGGAGTGGTCTATCCGCGATCTAgcaaaataataggcctacacttcatttaggctacattattgcATGCAACATGTTTCGGATCAGTGATAGAAGAGCAAATGAAATAGACAAGCTGTACCACCTCAGAAAACCAGCCAGAAACCAATGAACCTATACAGACAGAGATTCAGTGAAACAAAACCACATTGATTGAGACAAGTCAGTGAAGTCACAGGCTTTTGGTTCGGGAGTAGGCCTAGGATACGAAGCGACTGAACAGCAAAATAATCCACTTGTTAAAACTACACAACATAAAATTAGATACATGCCGtcaattgcattagcctacttGATTCTAATATTTTCATTAAATCAATTATATTTATTCCCCCAGCTGTGGTTAAGAAAACAGTGCATGCTTCGTAGTGGGCTATGCAAATTTTAGAACTAGCAGGAGGATGGTTAACTGGCGCTGCCTAACATTCATGAAGAGTTTAAGAACGAAGCGCATGCCAATGCCCCCTCAGGTTTACGGCTACGATTCATACTAAGCTGTAGGCAGAAGTTTACCGAAATTATTACTAGGCCGCTAGGCGAAAATAAAAAAGTTTCGGCTTTGATACCAGCAATACCTTTCAGATATAAGGAAACGGCAAAAAAAAAGTTGGCAGTGTGGTAAATTTGGCAGAAAAACATTTAgtataatgttattattattaaactTTCCCTGTGATGAAAGCTTGCTTTGGCCTCTAATCAAGCTGAATGAAAAGTTATATTACAACACAAAATATACTGCTGATCCTGACAAAATGTTAACTCTGAAACGGCAAGACCATTACAAAAACCATTGTTAATTCTAGCAGAATTTTCCAGTGAGTAATGGACTGGACTTTAAGGACATGCATAAAATGTGTCAATTATCAAAGTGATACCTTTACAAGGTCCAACCAGAGCCCCGACAAAGACAAGTAGTGAGAGACAGTAATTATTTAGTACCTTACATGGTACACTGTACATGGGACGAAAAAGGTCCACAACAGTTCTGTCAGCCAAAAGGAGTCTGGCGTGCTCTTGAGAAAGAGGAACAAACTGCATTAGTACTTTCATTTCAGGAAATCCTCTGCATTTGTCTGACAGAATTATGTAAAGGCAGAGTGAAAAATCAACACAAAATCTTTAGGTCTATCACTGGTGTAAAAACCAATTTTACAAGAAAGTACTGGCCTTCTATTATGGACTGTTGGAGGAAACCTTCAACTTTTGAAAGCCCAACTTTTTACACAAACACTCACCAAATGTAGATGGTTAAATATGTCACAAGTACTGCTTTTAAACTAATATGACAGAGGCAGTTTAGTTTTGATGGTATTACCAGAGCTACAAATGGCCTCTTCACTTGTAAGGCCACAGGCTGAATGGAATCAGTCATGGAGAAAGGCCAGGAGCTGAGGGAGATAAAACACAGGTTAGCTCAGTAATTCTTAGAATCAGTAATACAGGGGCAGTACAGAGACACCTTACAGCAGTGTTGGCATTCTGCTCAGGGCAGATTCtcctttttacattttttttacatttaagtcatttagcagacgctcttatccagagcgacttacaaataaaTCCAGTGGAACTATAGTTCTAGGTCTTTTAGTTAAAAAAGTAATAAAAGACTAACACTATTTCCAGTTAAATTAATAACAGCAATAGTTCTGTGTTCTACTGGTGATTAGGGAAAAATAGAAAAACGTATTTGTATATACAAAGACGGCAGATATAATCgattacaaaaaaaaatgttgtCTTATACACAAGATAAATCCCATGGATAGTACTGATCTGCACATTATGCTTAAACCAGTGCTGTGGGGCAGAGACACTAAGTTTGATGAAAGAACACTTCAAAACCAaagcgagagacagtgagaacTCAATCGGCTTGATGACAGGGACAATTGTGGCTCACCTGAACTTCAGCAGGCCAGCGCGCCCATTGGTGGTGTCCTCCTCGGGGAATAGGAGTAGGGGCAGAGTTTTTGGAGAGGAGCAGTATCTCCTGAGGGACTCCTCCATCTCATCCTGGCCCGAAATGGCACCCAGCTCCATGAAGCCTCGGGCCCAACACACGAAGCCTGCAGAGTCCTCCAGCATAGGCTGAGTAGAGGAACAGGTCACGGTAAAAATGAAGAACAAACACTGGCTGATGGTGTAAGGTTGAGTTAACGCaggtgcatttaaaaaaaaatatctctTTGTTCAGCTGGGCAAGAACAAACAATGATGTTTacaaaccctggattgctgatacCATGTATTGGCCATTGACGCCACCGGTctgccatattggcactccccagtagGACCTCTATAGGAATTAATGGAactctacagtatttcaattaaatgtttcaaggacaaaatcaCATTAGTCATATGtaaaaaataatgtatttatatatttctttatgTTTAGCTCATATAATATAATGTCAAAGTACGCAtgaaggtgtctgtaatatagcAAATGTGGCAAAAACGAATGTAGACATTAAATGTATTTCTATAGCTTCCAGAATATTTTTTACAACggtgggggagtgccaagatggaggcacggtggcttcaacacagtGCCCCCTATCAGTCATCTATTGTATATACAAAATCATTGAGAAGAACTCAAGGAGCTCAAAGTGCAACACAATGAATAGCTTCACTTCAACAAAACACTCACAGTATTGCAGGAAGTCAGAAGATTGACAATGTTGTGGTCAAACTGGGTCACGTGATTGCAGATGTACAGTTTTGTGCTTTTGTCTCTTGAACGTGGGCTGTTCTGTCTGACGTGCATACCAAGGACTGAGAACATTATTCTCACAATGAATCTGGAACAGGAAGAATTCTTTGAGTTTGATCCAGTGAACACAAAACAGGATATGTTTTAAAATGGAGAGATACTAAACAAACAGCAAATTTGCCAAGACTTCCCACAATTGGTTCCTTCAAATGTGCACCCTTCTTTGGTTGAGGCATACCCATATTGGGAGAAGCCAATAGCAGAGGTGCATAAAGATGGTGGCCCCCATGTACTTTAAACcatcaaaataaagaaagtccATGTATAATCTCCCAGCAATTTAATAGGTATTGGgactttattttgata is a window encoding:
- the LOC115130605 gene encoding lipid droplet-regulating VLDL assembly factor AUP1-like; translated protein: METRGIEQMFDFQRLPNDGLVLLLVLLYSPVGLCLMLLRLFVGAHVFLVSCALPDSLARRFIVRIMFSVLGMHVRQNSPRSRDKSTKLYICNHVTQFDHNIVNLLTSCNTPMLEDSAGFVCWARGFMELGAISGQDEMEESLRRYCSSPKTLPLLLFPEEDTTNGRAGLLKFSSWPFSMTDSIQPVALQVKRPFVALSTPDSFWLTELLWTFFVPCTVYHVRWLPPVSRQDEESLQEFANKVQELLATELSVVSTQITKADKAEHIKRKRHIAPRTTTSNVGARPRPVPLGFMIRSSGVEELRISRMAQQVKEVLPDIPLGIITRDLVQTNCVDTTITNLLESTEVFPVEATGGATSAPGPAWRPLSSSAAPAPTIKPAAKSFGKSPVDRHMSLQERKEALYEFARRRYIEKHELEQDETSEQDLIAGKRVRNDSC